GTGGAGGCGGAGCGGCGGCTGGAGTCCTTCCCGGACGTGCTGTACGTCGCCACCGGCGGGACCCGGGGCGGCGACACCGAGTGGGCGTCCCGGGTCGCCGCGCACCGCGACCGCCGGCCGGGGTCGTGGCGGACCGTGGAGACCTGCGACCTCGTGCCGTTGCTGGCGCAGGACGGCGCCCCGCTGCTGATCGACTGTCTGTCGTTGTGGCTGACGGACGTCATGGACTCCGTCGGGGCGTGGGACGACGCGCAGTGGGCGGACGGCGGCGAACGGGCGCTGCGCGCGCGGGTGGTGGAACTGGCGGAGGCGGTGCGCTCGGCCCGGCGGACCGTCGTCCTGGTCTCCAACGAGGTGGGTTCGGGGATCGTGCCGGCCACGGCGTCGGGCCGGCGGTACCGGGACGAGCTGGGGCGGCTGAACGCGGCCGTCGCCGCCGAGTGCGAGGAGGTGGTGCTGGTGGTGGCGGGCCAGGCACTGGTGTTGCGGGGTCCGGTGGCCGGCGCCTGACGGTCAGTTCCTGCGCGCGATGACCTGGTACGCGTTCGAGAAGCGGGTGCGGCGCAGGGCGGGGGCCAGCAGGTGGTCGAGTACGGCGGCCAGGGCGGTCAGCGGCCGGGCCGTCCGGTGCAGCCGGGTCCTGTTCAGGTAGAGCGAGGCCGCCGTCGCCAGGTCGTGCGGGGTGTGCGGCGTCCGGCGGTCCGTCACGACGATCTCGCAGCCCTGGGCCTCGAGTTCGGCCCGCAGGTTGGCCGGCGGGATCAGGTGGAGGTGGCGGGGCTGGTCGTAGGAGGTCCACCACTTGCCCAGCACGGCCGCGGACGCGCTGGCCGGGTCCGGGAGCTGTACGAGGAGGTGGCCGCCCGGCCGCAGGGCCGTCAGCGCCGCCGCGAGTTCCCGCCTCGGGTCCCGGATGTGTTCCAGGTGGTGGAGCATGCTGACCACGTCGTAGCGGCCGCGCAGGCGGGACAGGACCTCCGGTGCCGTCAGCCGGCCCAGGTGGGCCTCGTCGAGCCGGCCCGCCGCTCTCGCCCACTCCACCCTCGGGGTCGGGTCCACCCCGTCGAACGCCGTGTAGGCGAACAGCTCCTTCGCCGCCGCCGGGAAGGACGCGTCCCCCGTACCCACGTCCAGCCAGCTCTCCGGCTCGGGGAAGGGCAGCATCGACCGGGCCGTCGCCCTGAGGTGCCCGCGGTCGGACCGCTCCTCGCCCTCGGCGCCGTACAGCGCCAGCCCCTCGGCGGTCAGGCGGGGGTTCTGGAAGGCGTGCGCGCAGTCCAGGCACTCGTCGACCACGAAGGTGCCCGGCCTGCGGTGGCGCAGGTCCGGTGCGCGCAGCCGGGTGCGCAGGCGCTTCGAGCCGCACCAGGGGCAGTCGTCGCGGCGCGGCTCGTGGACGGGCCTGGGGGGCATGAGCGGCTCCGGGGATGGCATCGAGAGCGAACGACAATTAGCGGCAAAACGGAACGTATGGGATACCGATCTTGGGCGCAATGACGTCACGCGGGTGTGGTGGCGATGTGGCGCGGAACTGTTCGATCGGTGCCGGTACTGTTCGGCGAATGAGCCCGCTTAATCTCGACGACTTCACCGATCTGATCGAGCGCCCCGACGGTGGGGTGCGCCGCGACGCGGAGGCGCGCCGGGAACGTCAGATCGTGCCGCCCGGATCGCTGGGGCGCCTGGACGACCTGGGTGAGTGGCTGGCGGCGGCACAGGGCTCGTCGCCCGTGCGGCCGGTCGAGCGGCCGCGGGTGGTGCTGTTCGCCGGCGACCACGGCATCGCCGAGCTCGGCGTCTCCGCCCGACCGGCGGGCAGCGCCTCGGAGTTGGTGCGGGAGGTCATCGAGGGCGGCCGTCCGGTCTCCGTGCTCGCCCGCCGCCTCGGCGTGCCCGTGCGCGTCGTGGACATGGCGCTGGACTGCGATCCGGACACGTTCCCCGAGGACGTCGTACGGCACCGGGTGCGGCGCGGCAGCGGCCGTATCGACATCGAGGACGCGCTGACGCTCGAGGAGGCCGAGGCGGCCTTCCGGGCG
The sequence above is a segment of the Streptomyces asoensis genome. Coding sequences within it:
- a CDS encoding class I SAM-dependent methyltransferase, producing MPPRPVHEPRRDDCPWCGSKRLRTRLRAPDLRHRRPGTFVVDECLDCAHAFQNPRLTAEGLALYGAEGEERSDRGHLRATARSMLPFPEPESWLDVGTGDASFPAAAKELFAYTAFDGVDPTPRVEWARAAGRLDEAHLGRLTAPEVLSRLRGRYDVVSMLHHLEHIRDPRRELAAALTALRPGGHLLVQLPDPASASAAVLGKWWTSYDQPRHLHLIPPANLRAELEAQGCEIVVTDRRTPHTPHDLATAASLYLNRTRLHRTARPLTALAAVLDHLLAPALRRTRFSNAYQVIARRN